The sequence GACCATCGTCCATGAAATTCTTACCACAGAAGAACTGATTAAAGCCTTGGGAGGTAATTAATATGGAATACCGGAATTTGGGACGTACAGGCATGAAAGTAAGCAATTTTACTTTGGGTACAGGAGCGTTTGGATCATGGGGGAACACGAACGAGGAAGAATGCATTCAAATCGTGGATACCGCTATCGGAAATGGCATCAACTTCATTGACACCGCTGACGTCTATGGGGCCGGAGGTTCGGAAGAAATTGTCGGGAAAGCTTTAAAGGGACGGCGAAATGAGGTTGTGCTTGCTACAAAAGTCGGAATGCCAATGGGAAAAGGGCTGAATCAAAGCGGAAGCTCAAGGTTGTGGATCAGACAGGAAGTCGAAAACAGCTTGCGTCGGCTCCAAACGGACCATATCGACCTCTACCAGCTCCACCGTCCGGACCCGCAAACCGATATTGAAGAGATTTAGTGTCGTAGTCCCCCACCACTCCACAGCGAAGGTGGGGGTTAGACACGTCTACTTAACAAACATATGTTCTTGTGTTATGCTAGATCCATCAAACTTGCGAGGGAGGCGTATCTCATGAAGGTGGTCAAAACACTCAAATATCCGATTACGTCTCACCACCGCATGCTAGATGCGACTCTCCATGTGTACCAAGAGGCGCTGTCGTTCTTGATTACGGTCATTCAACAGCAGTTTATGGCCTTGGAATCGTTATC is a genomic window of Paenibacillus durus ATCC 35681 containing:
- a CDS encoding aldo/keto reductase; protein product: MEYRNLGRTGMKVSNFTLGTGAFGSWGNTNEEECIQIVDTAIGNGINFIDTADVYGAGGSEEIVGKALKGRRNEVVLATKVGMPMGKGLNQSGSSRLWIRQEVENSLRRLQTDHIDLYQLHRPDPQTDIEEI